One segment of Massilia sp. Se16.2.3 DNA contains the following:
- a CDS encoding C39 family peptidase: MKKNVTQLVLGLALAAALPAAFAQARALNVPLTTQEHSQWCWSATSKAILAVYQRTPSQCQIVNWAFGLNYACGNGTFNWNSYANQPNSMYGTAGSVQNILNAWGVPNTAYNSASSWSSVVWDINANRPFVIRYGWTNGGGHIMAGRGYQSYNGVNYIYMMDPWPGEGLTYRTYNSAVAASDHRWTHTQRMNVSAF; the protein is encoded by the coding sequence ATGAAGAAGAATGTCACTCAACTCGTGCTCGGCCTGGCGCTTGCCGCCGCCCTGCCCGCCGCGTTCGCGCAAGCGCGCGCGCTGAACGTTCCGCTGACGACCCAGGAACACAGCCAGTGGTGCTGGTCCGCCACCAGCAAGGCCATCCTCGCCGTCTACCAGCGCACGCCCAGCCAGTGCCAGATCGTGAACTGGGCCTTTGGCCTGAACTACGCCTGCGGGAATGGCACCTTCAACTGGAACAGCTACGCCAACCAGCCCAACAGCATGTATGGCACGGCGGGCAGCGTCCAGAACATCCTCAATGCCTGGGGCGTGCCGAATACGGCCTACAACTCGGCTTCGTCGTGGAGCAGCGTGGTGTGGGACATCAACGCGAATCGCCCCTTCGTGATCCGCTATGGCTGGACCAACGGCGGTGGACACATCATGGCCGGCCGCGGCTACCAGAGCTACAACGGCGTGAACTACATCTACATGATGGATCCATGGCCGGGCGAGGGGCTGACCTACCGTACCTACAATTCGGCGGTGGCGGCATCGGATCACCGCTGGACGCATACGCAGCGCATGAACGTCAGCGCGTTTTGA
- a CDS encoding 2OG-Fe(II) oxygenase: MDDFIGIYDNALSPEQCDAIVARFHASDKVVRGRTGNGVDTNKKDSWDLTIGPHKEWHDIGNLMMAAVAQHLASYIDRYRALVLGALAPMVAHPRTGEPVALSLANFDECGSPHLPALLQAMYRCGPINLQKYLQGTGGYHHWHSEIYPQNASCETLHRVLLFQFYLNDVAEGGETEFLYQDRKIEARKGRLIIAPAGFTHTHKGHVPVSGDKLIATSWILFRRAEELFGQGR, translated from the coding sequence TTGGACGACTTCATCGGCATCTACGACAACGCCCTCAGCCCCGAACAATGCGACGCCATCGTGGCGCGCTTCCATGCCAGCGACAAGGTCGTGCGCGGACGCACCGGCAACGGCGTCGACACGAACAAGAAGGACAGCTGGGATCTCACCATCGGCCCGCACAAGGAATGGCATGACATCGGCAACCTGATGATGGCGGCCGTGGCCCAGCACCTGGCGAGCTACATCGACCGCTACCGCGCCCTCGTGCTGGGCGCGCTCGCGCCCATGGTGGCGCATCCGCGCACGGGCGAGCCGGTGGCGCTGTCGCTGGCGAACTTCGACGAATGCGGCAGTCCGCACCTGCCCGCCCTGCTGCAGGCGATGTACCGCTGCGGCCCGATCAACCTGCAGAAGTACCTGCAGGGGACGGGCGGCTACCACCATTGGCATTCCGAGATCTATCCGCAGAACGCCAGTTGCGAAACCCTGCACCGGGTGCTGCTGTTCCAGTTCTACCTGAACGACGTGGCCGAGGGGGGCGAAACCGAGTTCCTCTACCAGGACCGCAAGATCGAAGCGCGCAAGGGCCGCCTGATCATCGCGCCGGCGGGCTTCACCCATACGCATAAAGGCCACGTGCCGGTCAGCGGCGACAAGCTGATCGCGACCTCCTGGATCCTGTTCCGGCGCGCCGAGGAGTTGTTCGGACAGGGCCGCTGA
- a CDS encoding cobaltochelatase subunit CobN: MAASERDLGRWIGQADSVLAVAVFGDPARRLKDAPGRHARPATAILAFNGEATLSLSTRGRHGRLHDFSPETLRQLAAEAPPEAALAAAQAHASAAYWLAARRLWQAGGGDNLAALLDGLLDAQPDRAGALPAPQPEPTLRLRVGARELADAGAWGHAASLGLKERPTVVVLDLANMDQEVPAALCRRIEAHGQACVQLAARWGGASREALERLPELIAPARPAALVVLQDFVVGAAEGREAVEAAFKRLDIPVFKAIRLMDRSAVQWRLSPDGLTPDSVQYRVALPELQGIGQPIVVAALGQPRHDPLTGIEHRPPVVLAPEAERVAARVSRWLALRAKPNRDKRVALIYYNHPPGRQNIGADNLDVPASLFDMLVALKAAGYTVGELPASPEALLDRIMAQGVNLPEDRTALRELADKVAGVESADYARWFGALPPRVQGEMQSGLLGRLQTDVLEAEASGEQALGRKQVNVVIKELLHLVEGADHPQRALALRDLAALEAGYTACLDERAQRPCRSLGPLQRRLAGYGIEGLRGWGPVPGKVMVEGGRLLVPGIVFGNVFIGPQPPRGWEVDEELLHANTSITPPHQYLAFYHWLRDRFKADALVHVGRHSTYEFLPGKAVGLAADDYPSLIAGDLPGIYPYIVDGVGEGTQAKRRGLAVMVDHLTPPLAATPLYDELLALRQVVESYEAASSETLKTQAAAVMRERVTKLNLRAELEASMADVLKVRGIGFDAADDDLLAHEVGHYLTKLQEKFMPYGLHVFGRPWERQSLDLMLDSMRKGGILDLDVERKLVDSPRLEMAGLLAGLDGRYIEPGKGNDPLRSPEALPTGRNFHAVDGDILPTRLGYGLGERLATKAAARANGKEGSEGIILWASDAVRDEGVMVAFALAMMGAEPVWNARGIVTDVRLKPGAPRRDAIVTTSGLFRDLYPNLIRLIDRAGRLALAASAATPGGRGPQLREPLTAALAPLPGASWGHETLADNRVAAGWLARTRTLRSGGMPLVDAGTAAAQRVFGDAPGAYGTGVNRLTERSGAWREREELGRAYRNRMGHAYGLDASGEANHAAFDVALSGIARTYHGRASNLYGLLDNNDAFDYPGGLSLAVETRTGRVPDAMILQHGQPGQADVEPLASALLGELRGRFLNPAWLKPLMGHGYAGARTMGQEFVENLWGWQVTRPDLVKSWAWDEVKAVYFDDAHGLQLPQFLGERHNVHVKAHMLAVFMVAAEKGYWKTDRATVRRMGGELARLVAANGLPGSGHTSPAHPMWQWLAPQLEDADARLLGVALARARGEAGLPAPPTPRATAHAGAAATAPLSARRTAGATPAPTPAPAPAPVRAYELLASPDAPAPVGLRVAGVLGALACACVLFALGVRRGARPILPQPSGSIP; this comes from the coding sequence ATGGCGGCGAGCGAACGCGACCTGGGACGCTGGATCGGCCAGGCCGACAGCGTGCTGGCCGTCGCCGTTTTCGGCGACCCGGCGCGGCGCCTGAAGGATGCCCCGGGCCGCCACGCGCGTCCCGCCACTGCCATCCTCGCCTTCAACGGCGAGGCGACCCTCAGCCTGTCGACGCGAGGGCGGCATGGCCGCTTGCACGATTTTTCGCCGGAGACCCTGCGCCAGCTCGCCGCCGAGGCGCCGCCGGAGGCCGCGCTGGCGGCGGCGCAGGCCCACGCGTCCGCGGCCTACTGGCTGGCTGCGCGGCGCCTGTGGCAGGCCGGCGGGGGCGACAACCTGGCTGCGTTGCTGGACGGTTTGCTGGATGCGCAGCCGGACCGTGCCGGTGCGCTGCCCGCGCCGCAGCCGGAACCGACGCTGCGCCTGCGCGTCGGCGCACGCGAGCTGGCCGATGCCGGCGCCTGGGGCCATGCCGCCAGCCTGGGCCTGAAGGAGCGGCCGACGGTCGTCGTGCTCGATCTGGCGAACATGGACCAGGAGGTCCCGGCCGCGCTGTGCCGGCGCATCGAGGCGCACGGCCAGGCTTGCGTGCAGCTGGCGGCGCGCTGGGGCGGCGCCTCGCGCGAGGCCCTCGAGCGCCTGCCGGAACTGATCGCGCCGGCGCGGCCCGCGGCACTCGTCGTGCTGCAGGATTTCGTGGTCGGCGCGGCCGAGGGCCGCGAGGCGGTGGAGGCTGCCTTCAAGCGGCTCGACATCCCGGTGTTCAAGGCGATCCGCCTGATGGATCGCAGTGCCGTGCAATGGCGCCTCTCGCCCGACGGCCTCACGCCCGATTCGGTGCAGTACCGGGTGGCGCTGCCCGAGCTGCAGGGGATCGGCCAGCCGATCGTGGTGGCGGCGCTGGGGCAGCCGCGCCACGATCCGCTGACCGGCATCGAACACCGGCCGCCGGTCGTGCTGGCGCCGGAAGCGGAGCGGGTCGCCGCCCGTGTGAGCCGCTGGCTGGCCCTGCGCGCCAAGCCGAACCGCGACAAGCGCGTCGCCCTCATCTATTACAACCATCCGCCGGGACGCCAGAACATCGGCGCCGACAACCTCGACGTGCCGGCCTCGCTGTTCGACATGCTGGTCGCACTGAAGGCGGCCGGCTATACGGTCGGCGAGCTGCCGGCCTCGCCCGAAGCGCTGCTTGACCGCATCATGGCGCAGGGCGTCAACCTGCCGGAGGACCGCACGGCGCTGCGCGAACTGGCAGACAAGGTCGCCGGCGTCGAATCCGCCGACTATGCGCGCTGGTTCGGCGCACTGCCGCCGCGCGTGCAGGGCGAGATGCAAAGCGGCCTGCTCGGGCGCCTGCAGACCGACGTGCTGGAAGCGGAAGCTTCCGGAGAACAGGCGCTGGGACGCAAGCAGGTGAATGTCGTCATCAAGGAACTGCTGCACCTGGTCGAAGGCGCCGACCACCCGCAGCGGGCGCTGGCACTGCGCGACCTGGCGGCGCTGGAAGCGGGTTATACCGCTTGTCTCGACGAGCGCGCCCAACGCCCCTGCCGGTCTTTGGGCCCCCTGCAGCGGCGCCTGGCCGGCTACGGCATCGAAGGCTTGCGCGGCTGGGGACCGGTGCCGGGCAAGGTGATGGTCGAGGGCGGCCGGCTGCTGGTGCCGGGCATCGTGTTCGGCAACGTGTTCATCGGCCCGCAGCCGCCGCGCGGCTGGGAAGTGGACGAAGAGCTGCTGCATGCGAACACCAGCATCACGCCGCCGCACCAGTACCTGGCCTTTTATCACTGGCTGCGCGACCGCTTCAAGGCCGACGCCCTGGTCCATGTCGGGCGCCATTCGACCTATGAATTCTTGCCGGGCAAAGCCGTCGGCCTGGCGGCGGACGACTACCCCAGCCTGATCGCCGGCGACCTGCCGGGCATCTACCCGTACATCGTCGACGGCGTGGGCGAGGGCACCCAGGCCAAGCGGCGCGGCCTGGCCGTGATGGTCGACCACCTGACGCCACCGCTGGCGGCCACGCCCCTGTACGACGAGCTGCTGGCGCTGCGCCAGGTGGTCGAGAGCTACGAGGCGGCCAGCTCCGAGACGCTGAAAACGCAGGCCGCGGCGGTGATGCGCGAGCGCGTGACCAAACTGAACCTGCGCGCCGAACTGGAAGCCTCGATGGCCGATGTGCTCAAGGTGCGCGGCATCGGTTTCGACGCCGCCGACGACGACCTGCTGGCGCATGAAGTGGGCCACTACCTGACCAAGCTGCAGGAAAAGTTCATGCCCTACGGCCTGCACGTGTTCGGGCGCCCATGGGAACGCCAGTCGCTCGACCTGATGCTCGATTCCATGCGCAAGGGCGGCATCCTCGACCTTGACGTCGAGCGCAAGCTGGTGGACTCCCCGCGTCTCGAGATGGCGGGCCTGCTGGCCGGCCTGGACGGACGCTACATCGAGCCGGGCAAGGGCAACGACCCGCTGCGTTCGCCCGAGGCGCTGCCTACCGGGCGCAACTTCCATGCGGTCGATGGCGACATCCTGCCGACGCGGCTGGGCTATGGCCTGGGCGAGCGGCTGGCGACAAAGGCGGCCGCGCGCGCGAACGGCAAGGAGGGCAGCGAGGGCATCATCCTGTGGGCCTCCGACGCGGTGCGCGACGAGGGCGTAATGGTCGCCTTTGCGCTGGCGATGATGGGCGCCGAGCCGGTGTGGAATGCGCGCGGCATCGTGACCGATGTGCGCCTGAAGCCCGGGGCACCACGGCGCGATGCCATCGTCACCACCTCGGGACTGTTCCGCGACCTGTATCCGAACCTGATCCGCCTGATCGACCGCGCCGGCAGGCTGGCGCTGGCCGCATCGGCCGCCACCCCCGGTGGAAGAGGACCCCAGCTGCGCGAGCCGCTGACGGCGGCACTGGCGCCGCTGCCGGGCGCGAGCTGGGGCCACGAAACGCTGGCGGACAACCGCGTGGCAGCCGGGTGGCTGGCGCGCACCAGGACCCTGCGCAGCGGCGGCATGCCGCTGGTGGACGCCGGCACGGCCGCGGCGCAGCGGGTCTTCGGCGATGCGCCTGGCGCCTATGGCACCGGCGTGAATCGCCTGACCGAGCGCTCCGGCGCCTGGCGCGAACGCGAGGAGCTCGGGCGCGCCTACCGCAACCGCATGGGCCATGCCTATGGCCTGGACGCGAGCGGCGAGGCGAACCACGCCGCCTTCGACGTCGCACTAAGCGGTATCGCGCGCACCTATCACGGCCGTGCCAGCAATCTCTACGGCCTGCTCGACAACAACGATGCCTTCGACTACCCGGGCGGCCTGTCGCTTGCTGTCGAGACGCGCACCGGGCGGGTGCCGGACGCGATGATCCTGCAGCACGGCCAGCCCGGCCAGGCCGATGTCGAGCCGCTGGCCTCCGCCCTGCTGGGCGAGCTGCGCGGGCGCTTCCTCAATCCCGCCTGGCTCAAGCCCCTGATGGGACACGGCTATGCCGGCGCGCGCACGATGGGCCAGGAATTCGTCGAGAATTTGTGGGGCTGGCAGGTGACGCGCCCCGACCTGGTCAAGAGCTGGGCGTGGGACGAGGTCAAGGCGGTTTACTTCGACGACGCCCATGGCCTCCAGTTGCCGCAATTCTTGGGCGAGCGCCACAACGTGCACGTGAAGGCGCACATGCTGGCGGTGTTCATGGTGGCGGCCGAGAAGGGCTACTGGAAGACCGACCGCGCCACCGTCCGCCGCATGGGCGGCGAGCTGGCGCGCCTGGTGGCCGCCAACGGGCTGCCCGGCAGCGGGCATACCTCGCCCGCGCATCCGATGTGGCAGTGGCTGGCGCCGCAGCTGGAGGACGCCGACGCGCGCCTGCTGGGCGTGGCTTTGGCACGCGCGCGCGGCGAGGCAGGGCTGCCTGCGCCACCGACCCCTCGGGCCACCGCGCATGCTGGGGCAGCGGCGACTGCGCCGCTGTCGGCGCGGCGCACGGCTGGCGCCACGCCTGCGCCCACGCCCGCGCCGGCGCCGGCGCCCGTGCGTGCCTATGAACTGCTGGCGTCGCCCGACGCGCCCGCACCTGTCGGCCTGCGTGTCGCCGGTGTACTTGGCGCACTCGCCTGTGCCTGCGTCCTGTTCGCGCTCGGCGTGCGCCGCGGCGCTCGACCGATTCTTCCTCAACCTTCCGGGAGCATTCCATGA
- a CDS encoding DMT family transporter: MTAPSIAKASTATPSLPMLPALPTLFVLTWSTGYIVGKIGLPYAGPFTLLFLRFGVAALILLAVALVTRAPWPATRREFGHLAVVGLLLQALQFAGLYSALKLGVSAGVSALVVGTMPVFTALGAALFLGEKTSTRQWIGLAGGLCGVALVVADKVGTGGASLAGIGSCLLALAGITLGTLYQKRYCAAMDLRTGGFVQLFVASMVACGLSLGFEGFAVEWTPRLLFASTWLSTVNSIGSISLLFVLMRKGEASKVASLFYLIPGVTACMGYVLLGETLRPMALAGFLVTGGAVYVCTRNR, encoded by the coding sequence ATGACCGCCCCGAGCATCGCCAAAGCCTCCACCGCCACGCCGTCCCTGCCGATGCTGCCCGCCCTGCCCACCCTGTTCGTGCTGACCTGGAGCACCGGCTACATCGTCGGCAAGATCGGTTTGCCGTATGCGGGGCCCTTCACGCTGCTGTTCCTGCGCTTCGGCGTGGCGGCCCTGATCCTGCTGGCGGTCGCGCTGGTCACACGCGCGCCCTGGCCCGCCACCCGGCGCGAGTTCGGCCATCTGGCCGTGGTCGGCCTGCTGCTGCAGGCGCTGCAGTTCGCGGGGCTGTATTCAGCGCTCAAGCTCGGCGTCAGCGCCGGCGTATCGGCGCTCGTCGTCGGCACCATGCCGGTGTTCACGGCACTGGGCGCGGCGCTCTTCCTCGGCGAGAAAACCAGCACCCGGCAGTGGATCGGACTGGCCGGCGGCTTGTGCGGTGTGGCGCTCGTCGTTGCCGACAAGGTGGGGACAGGCGGCGCGAGCCTGGCCGGTATCGGCTCCTGCCTGCTGGCCCTGGCCGGAATCACCCTCGGCACCCTCTACCAGAAGCGCTACTGCGCGGCGATGGACCTGCGCACCGGCGGCTTCGTCCAGCTGTTTGTGGCCAGCATGGTGGCCTGCGGCCTGTCGCTCGGCTTCGAGGGCTTCGCGGTGGAGTGGACGCCACGCCTGCTGTTCGCCTCGACCTGGCTCTCCACCGTCAACTCGATCGGGTCGATCAGTTTGTTGTTCGTCCTGATGCGCAAGGGCGAGGCCAGCAAGGTCGCCAGCCTGTTCTACCTCATTCCCGGCGTGACCGCCTGCATGGGCTATGTCCTGCTGGGCGAAACGCTCAGGCCGATGGCGCTGGCGGGCTTCCTGGTGACGGGCGGCGCGGTGTATGTCTGCACCCGCAACCGCTGA
- a CDS encoding substrate binding domain-containing protein — protein MAFGNAQLARLLPEFMARYPDITVVMNLNDRRVDLVEEGFDIALRLTAQVDLQTAVARPVGRLRHALVAAPGYLACRGRPQTLADLRDHQCIVFGESRSATWTFMVDGERSPLKVVGALAANSSQSLRMAMLGGAGIALLPTYIVGEDIAHGRAERLLPDVQPLGLFGDQLYAIYLQDRFLPPKVRVFIDFLVEKIGEHPEWDAF, from the coding sequence ATGGCCTTCGGGAACGCCCAGCTGGCGCGGCTGCTGCCCGAGTTCATGGCGCGCTATCCGGACATCACGGTCGTCATGAACCTGAACGATCGCCGCGTCGACCTGGTGGAAGAGGGTTTCGACATCGCGCTGCGCCTGACCGCGCAGGTCGACCTGCAGACCGCCGTGGCGCGGCCCGTCGGGCGGCTCCGCCACGCGCTCGTGGCCGCCCCGGGCTACCTCGCGTGCCGCGGCAGGCCGCAAACGCTGGCCGACCTGCGCGACCACCAATGCATCGTGTTCGGCGAATCGCGCAGCGCCACCTGGACCTTCATGGTGGACGGCGAGCGCTCGCCGCTGAAGGTAGTAGGTGCCCTGGCCGCCAACAGCAGCCAGTCGCTGCGCATGGCCATGCTGGGCGGCGCCGGCATCGCGCTGCTGCCGACCTACATCGTCGGCGAGGACATCGCCCACGGCCGCGCCGAACGCCTGCTACCCGACGTGCAGCCACTGGGACTGTTCGGCGACCAGCTCTATGCCATCTACCTGCAGGACCGCTTCCTGCCGCCGAAGGTGCGGGTATTCATCGATTTTTTGGTGGAGAAGATTGGCGAGCATCCGGAGTGGGATGCGTTTTGA
- a CDS encoding DUF2846 domain-containing protein produces the protein MKIVSIVLSALLLSGCAVTPYKDLNLDTTSNFTKPTEGKAGVYVYQWKTGIIGSLMDVNFEIKGQPKIPLNTGEYGYYEANPGTYEYKLQGFPSLYIPVEFEANKNYFFRAALANGSDISYLVRDQDEIESAKKNISSGRYELYNID, from the coding sequence ATGAAAATAGTATCGATCGTTCTGAGTGCCCTGTTACTGTCCGGCTGCGCCGTGACGCCCTATAAAGACCTGAATCTGGATACGACATCCAACTTCACGAAACCCACCGAAGGAAAAGCTGGCGTTTATGTCTACCAATGGAAAACGGGGATCATCGGGTCGCTGATGGACGTGAATTTCGAGATCAAGGGCCAGCCGAAGATTCCCCTGAATACGGGCGAATATGGGTACTACGAGGCCAACCCGGGGACGTACGAATACAAACTGCAGGGGTTTCCGAGCTTGTACATTCCCGTCGAATTTGAAGCGAACAAAAACTATTTCTTCCGCGCCGCTTTAGCCAACGGGTCCGACATCTCGTACCTGGTGCGCGACCAGGATGAGATCGAATCGGCAAAGAAGAACATCTCGAGTGGACGGTACGAACTCTACAACATCGATTGA
- a CDS encoding TerB family tellurite resistance protein — translation MAPASAPAAAAVDHASSASDTAYRKGVAEGTKAGERAAQTKYEKKMAALAKRLQAYQDFEKKLVAMYAVGLAIANADGVICDEERQELDQFIAGCSAANLPPVLSERVARLTAKPPTLPQALQYAKHAGLPKRDIDDIVDVIAHADGVVNTHEEQFIARWKSMSVNYEASLA, via the coding sequence TTGGCGCCGGCATCGGCGCCCGCCGCCGCGGCGGTCGATCACGCGTCCAGCGCGAGCGATACGGCCTACCGGAAAGGGGTGGCCGAAGGCACCAAAGCCGGGGAGCGCGCGGCCCAGACGAAGTATGAAAAGAAGATGGCCGCGCTGGCCAAGCGCCTGCAGGCTTACCAGGACTTCGAGAAGAAGCTCGTCGCCATGTACGCGGTGGGCCTGGCCATCGCGAATGCAGACGGTGTCATCTGCGACGAAGAGCGCCAGGAACTCGACCAGTTCATTGCCGGCTGCAGCGCCGCCAACCTGCCGCCCGTCCTCAGCGAGCGCGTGGCCAGGCTGACCGCCAAGCCCCCTACCCTGCCGCAGGCGCTGCAGTATGCCAAGCACGCCGGGCTGCCGAAACGGGATATCGACGATATCGTCGACGTGATCGCCCATGCGGATGGCGTCGTCAACACGCACGAAGAACAATTCATCGCGCGCTGGAAATCGATGTCGGTCAACTACGAAGCCAGCCTGGCATGA
- a CDS encoding SDR family NAD(P)-dependent oxidoreductase, which translates to MQRFTDKAVLITGAASGIGLAAAHRFLDEGARVVMLDIDEASLRKAAAKLPQDRILVQVGDTADRKTATAAVKAAVERFGALHILVNNAGMATEGDITQTSEEDFERVMAVNVAGYFHMAKAAMPELVKTRGSIVMTSSVSGLGGDWNLFAYNTSKGAVSNMVRAMAMDAAKDGVRVNAVNPSFTKTGMTEDMVSDPELVAKFRERMPLGAPEDPEGVAAAMAFLASEDARLITGVNLPVDAGLLASNGQPPQ; encoded by the coding sequence ATGCAGCGTTTCACCGATAAAGCCGTACTGATCACGGGCGCCGCTTCCGGCATCGGCCTGGCGGCTGCCCACCGCTTCCTCGACGAAGGCGCCCGTGTCGTGATGCTCGATATCGACGAAGCCAGCCTCAGGAAAGCGGCCGCGAAACTGCCGCAGGACCGCATTCTCGTCCAGGTCGGTGACACGGCCGACAGGAAGACGGCAACGGCTGCCGTCAAGGCGGCGGTCGAGCGTTTCGGCGCGCTGCATATCCTGGTCAATAACGCCGGGATGGCCACCGAAGGCGACATCACACAAACCAGTGAGGAAGACTTCGAACGCGTGATGGCCGTGAATGTCGCTGGCTACTTCCATATGGCGAAGGCGGCGATGCCAGAACTCGTCAAAACACGCGGTTCGATCGTCATGACTTCCTCCGTCTCGGGCCTTGGCGGCGACTGGAATCTGTTCGCCTATAACACCTCGAAGGGAGCCGTGAGCAACATGGTGCGCGCGATGGCGATGGATGCGGCAAAGGACGGGGTGCGCGTGAATGCGGTCAATCCGAGTTTCACCAAAACCGGCATGACCGAGGACATGGTGAGCGATCCCGAACTGGTCGCCAAGTTCAGGGAACGCATGCCGCTCGGCGCGCCCGAGGATCCGGAAGGTGTCGCGGCGGCGATGGCTTTTCTCGCCAGCGAGGACGCGCGCCTCATTACCGGCGTCAATCTGCCGGTCGATGCGGGCCTGCTGGCATCGAACGGGCAGCCGCCGCAGTAA
- a CDS encoding rhomboid family intramembrane serine protease: MLALWQVGTLAERIFGSTRFAGLYLLAGVSGSLSSVLWSVLRHAPVSSVGASGAIFGIIGGLLAFLSRPHSGVPPTVVTELRGSLLPFLLFSLWMGFVYPHTDNAAHIGGLIGGWLAGHLLARSIHVPEGRGVVKPGG; this comes from the coding sequence ATGCTGGCGCTGTGGCAGGTCGGCACGCTCGCCGAGCGCATCTTCGGCAGCACGCGCTTTGCCGGCCTGTACCTGCTGGCCGGCGTCAGCGGCAGCCTGTCGAGCGTGTTGTGGAGCGTGCTGCGGCATGCGCCGGTCAGCAGCGTGGGCGCGTCCGGCGCCATCTTCGGCATCATCGGCGGCCTGCTCGCCTTCCTCTCGCGCCCGCACAGCGGCGTGCCGCCGACGGTCGTTACCGAACTGCGCGGCTCATTGCTGCCCTTCCTGCTGTTCAGCCTGTGGATGGGGTTTGTGTATCCGCACACGGACAATGCCGCGCATATCGGTGGGCTGATCGGGGGCTGGCTGGCGGGGCATTTGCTGGCACGATCGATTCATGTGCCGGAGGGACGTGGCGTAGTGAAACCTGGTGGATGA
- a CDS encoding cob(I)yrinic acid a,c-diamide adenosyltransferase, protein MGNRLSKIATRTGDDGSTGLGDGSRTGKDSARIHALGEVDELNSFVGLLLCEDMPPDLREELVTIQHDLFDLGGELCIPGYQMIKDEHVARLDGLLEKYNADLPILKEFILPAGSRAASTAHVCRTVCRRAERAIVALSKEDTINPQPRQYVNRLSDLMFVLARVLNRFAGGSDVLWNHQRQRG, encoded by the coding sequence ATGGGTAATCGACTTTCCAAAATCGCCACACGCACCGGAGACGACGGCAGCACGGGCCTGGGCGACGGCAGCCGCACCGGCAAGGACAGCGCGCGCATCCATGCACTGGGCGAAGTCGACGAACTGAACTCCTTCGTCGGCCTGCTGCTGTGCGAGGACATGCCGCCTGACCTGCGCGAAGAACTCGTCACCATCCAGCACGACCTGTTCGACCTCGGCGGCGAGCTGTGCATCCCCGGCTACCAGATGATCAAGGACGAGCACGTGGCGCGCCTGGACGGCCTGCTGGAAAAATACAATGCCGACCTGCCGATCCTGAAGGAATTCATCCTGCCGGCCGGCTCGCGCGCGGCTTCTACCGCCCACGTATGCCGCACCGTCTGCCGCCGCGCCGAACGTGCCATCGTCGCCCTGTCGAAAGAAGACACGATCAATCCGCAGCCGCGTCAATACGTGAACCGCCTGTCCGATTTGATGTTCGTGCTCGCGCGCGTGCTGAACCGCTTTGCCGGCGGCAGCGACGTGCTCTGGAACCACCAGCGCCAGCGCGGCTGA